One genomic region from Reichenbachiella ulvae encodes:
- a CDS encoding hybrid sensor histidine kinase/response regulator transcription factor, whose translation MAQKTKVNITPLTVQDGMSSDIIFCTFQDSYGFIWFGTKAGLTRYDGRQFKVFDIFNTPQLSNNKIHAIVQDNEGLLWVGTEFGLTVMDVQGEVQKIYWSDSNNPKSISDNRIRNLHKGKDGTIWIGTDNGTVERYLGKDEFEIFYHFNNQDESSIYGGSITANFITFIAEDNLGQVWARDSRNNIVVIPSSLRTSESPLTGSQAPIDVKIIPELNAIGIDKARNIYGLDDSGLLQYDYADYSFKVIKPIPAPEFTEGNIVISESENFWIVDNKHCAEIEINSGQVFIHFEPYVSPFKYSRAKGIEDMTGTIWMTSDQGVIKIVPHKASGFTQIPSTLSLSIDTYSFNGMLESRNGGVVAHAADHMITVDPSTYQLDTLFELEGKCFELIEDEDSFWAIHEHDGLFKIDKQSYATVNYNLGFRTRYHTLLQISTGEVLIGTGTGVFSFDPVTEQFTRMYQEDRMLRVTRIYKMIQSRRGILWAVSSNGLLKLGADNTFINRYNPQNYQQSGLRSNVLVNLHEDQNEVLWLGGSSGGLIRFDPEQEQFHHYTKKDGLASNSVQAILSTDSLIWVSTSNGLSCFDPSTEVFKNYFKRDGLADNGFNINSALKTTSGQLFFGGPQGLTSFNTSQWIQYQKEKESEYHVPLILSSFTKLDGDKNEVKDLSTIARHNKMVALNYYDRNFSIEFALADFGYPEEYSYAYMLGGLDKGWNTLGNQTRINIPSLPYGNYMLRVKAKNASGLWSSEELVIGLRMNRIYYETPLFIGLVIFLLGLVVFLFFRMRLQRLEKAKLHLEQTVTERTKEILSQKNKIESDKETIEKQAEKLKEFNSVQTRWFTNIAHELRTPLTLILGPIRQFLKSNNNGSYEGISNITLAEKNSKSLLRLVNEILDVSKLESNQLKLNWQITDLTQLVKETASQFDSMARQKEVTLRIELNHDITAKIDKDRTQNILINLIYNALKFTHKGQSVSVRLEHDEHRGALVCVRDTGEGISKEDLPHIFDRYYQATNTNRMNQGGTGIGLALSQELAHLHGGEINVQSELGEGSTFTLSLPPGLIQSSEFIDEKESLTTISPGFELEIKEGNWQAQNNKAVEPSSHDSTILIVEDNPDMRQYIHGILSAHHQLVEAIDGLDALEYLENSQPDLIISDVMMPRMDGIELAKRVKQSEELKCIPFLTLTAKASDSDKLEALRIGIDDYLTKPFNAEELEIRASNLILNYQERLKSAQLDNTDTKEPSYHDQLIMDMKAFVLSELKNSEFTIEHLAESQNMSVSSLKRTLKKTAGMSPGKFVREIRLQQARAMLEARQYATVLEVVYAVGLENASHFSKLYYERFGKKPSEYQL comes from the coding sequence TTGGCTCAGAAAACAAAAGTCAACATTACTCCTCTCACGGTGCAAGATGGTATGTCTTCAGACATCATATTTTGCACTTTTCAGGATAGTTACGGGTTCATCTGGTTTGGAACCAAAGCAGGCTTAACTCGGTATGATGGTAGACAATTTAAGGTGTTTGATATCTTCAATACGCCTCAGCTAAGCAACAATAAAATTCATGCCATTGTTCAAGACAATGAAGGTTTATTATGGGTCGGAACCGAGTTTGGGTTAACTGTCATGGATGTTCAAGGAGAGGTTCAAAAAATATACTGGTCTGATAGCAATAATCCCAAGTCAATAAGTGATAATAGGATTCGCAACTTGCACAAAGGTAAGGATGGTACTATATGGATAGGAACCGACAATGGTACGGTCGAAAGATACTTAGGCAAAGACGAGTTTGAGATTTTTTATCATTTCAATAATCAGGATGAAAGCTCCATTTATGGCGGTAGTATCACAGCCAACTTCATTACTTTTATTGCTGAAGACAATTTGGGGCAAGTTTGGGCTAGAGATTCCAGAAATAACATTGTTGTAATTCCCTCTTCATTAAGGACGTCTGAAAGCCCTTTAACGGGAAGTCAAGCACCCATAGATGTAAAGATCATTCCTGAATTAAATGCGATAGGGATAGATAAAGCTCGAAACATCTATGGACTCGATGACTCGGGTTTGTTGCAGTACGACTATGCAGACTACTCGTTTAAAGTAATAAAGCCCATTCCTGCCCCTGAATTTACAGAAGGGAATATTGTAATAAGTGAATCCGAAAATTTTTGGATTGTCGATAACAAGCACTGTGCGGAAATAGAGATTAACAGTGGACAGGTTTTCATTCACTTCGAGCCATATGTTTCTCCTTTTAAATACTCCAGAGCAAAAGGGATCGAAGATATGACCGGTACAATCTGGATGACATCCGATCAGGGTGTGATTAAGATTGTTCCCCATAAGGCAAGTGGTTTTACTCAAATCCCTTCTACATTATCTCTTTCTATAGATACCTACAGTTTTAACGGCATGCTCGAATCAAGAAATGGGGGTGTTGTAGCACATGCAGCTGATCATATGATTACAGTTGATCCATCTACATATCAATTGGATACACTTTTTGAACTTGAAGGGAAGTGTTTCGAATTGATAGAAGACGAAGACAGTTTCTGGGCGATTCATGAACACGATGGGCTCTTTAAAATTGATAAACAGTCCTATGCCACAGTGAATTATAATTTAGGGTTTAGAACTCGATATCATACTTTGCTTCAGATCAGTACCGGAGAAGTACTCATTGGGACCGGAACTGGTGTCTTTTCATTTGATCCAGTTACAGAGCAATTCACCCGTATGTATCAGGAAGATCGAATGCTACGAGTAACTAGAATCTATAAAATGATTCAATCTAGACGTGGCATCCTCTGGGCTGTCAGTAGCAATGGTCTGTTGAAACTAGGAGCTGATAATACATTCATCAATAGGTATAACCCTCAAAATTATCAGCAAAGTGGTCTTCGTAGTAATGTATTGGTCAATTTGCATGAAGATCAAAATGAGGTGCTTTGGTTGGGAGGAAGTAGTGGTGGTCTCATTCGATTTGATCCAGAACAAGAGCAGTTTCATCATTACACCAAAAAAGATGGACTAGCTAGTAATAGTGTCCAAGCTATTTTATCTACGGATAGTCTTATTTGGGTCAGTACTTCCAACGGTCTGTCGTGCTTCGATCCATCAACTGAAGTTTTTAAAAATTACTTCAAAAGAGATGGTTTGGCAGATAATGGATTTAACATCAACAGTGCTCTGAAAACCACATCTGGCCAGCTTTTTTTTGGTGGGCCCCAGGGATTGACTTCCTTTAACACGTCTCAATGGATCCAGTATCAAAAGGAGAAGGAAAGTGAATATCATGTACCACTGATCTTAAGCAGCTTTACCAAATTGGATGGTGATAAAAATGAAGTTAAAGACTTATCTACGATTGCCAGGCATAACAAGATGGTGGCTTTGAACTACTATGATCGTAATTTTTCGATTGAATTCGCACTAGCAGATTTTGGGTATCCAGAGGAGTATAGCTATGCATACATGTTAGGTGGCCTAGATAAGGGTTGGAATACTCTAGGTAATCAGACTCGCATTAACATTCCCTCCTTACCCTATGGCAACTATATGCTAAGGGTGAAAGCTAAAAATGCAAGTGGCTTATGGAGCAGTGAAGAATTGGTTATTGGACTGAGAATGAACCGGATTTACTATGAGACCCCTTTGTTTATTGGTTTGGTCATTTTCCTCCTGGGATTGGTTGTTTTTCTGTTTTTTAGAATGCGATTGCAGCGCCTGGAAAAGGCGAAACTCCATCTGGAACAAACAGTAACAGAGCGAACAAAGGAAATACTCAGTCAAAAGAACAAAATAGAATCGGATAAAGAAACTATAGAAAAGCAGGCTGAAAAACTAAAGGAATTTAATTCGGTACAGACCCGATGGTTTACCAACATCGCCCATGAACTGAGAACACCGCTTACTTTAATTCTGGGACCGATTCGTCAGTTTTTGAAATCTAACAACAATGGTTCATATGAAGGTATAAGCAATATCACTTTAGCAGAAAAGAATAGTAAGAGCCTATTACGACTCGTCAATGAAATACTCGATGTATCCAAACTAGAGTCTAATCAACTCAAACTCAACTGGCAGATCACTGATCTGACTCAGCTGGTTAAAGAAACAGCTTCTCAGTTTGATTCTATGGCCAGACAAAAGGAGGTGACATTGCGTATTGAGTTAAATCATGATATCACTGCTAAAATTGATAAAGACAGGACTCAAAATATCTTGATCAATCTTATCTACAATGCCTTGAAATTCACACACAAAGGTCAAAGTGTTAGCGTTAGACTTGAACATGATGAACATAGAGGAGCACTTGTTTGCGTACGGGATACAGGGGAGGGGATTTCTAAGGAAGACCTGCCTCATATTTTTGATCGCTATTATCAAGCCACCAATACCAATCGCATGAACCAGGGAGGGACTGGGATAGGACTGGCCTTGTCTCAAGAATTGGCGCATTTGCATGGTGGCGAGATTAATGTACAAAGTGAGCTAGGAGAGGGAAGCACATTTACCTTGAGCCTACCACCAGGTTTAATTCAAAGCTCAGAATTTATCGATGAGAAAGAATCTCTCACCACCATTTCGCCAGGTTTTGAGTTGGAGATAAAGGAAGGCAATTGGCAAGCTCAAAACAATAAGGCAGTCGAACCTTCTTCACACGATTCTACCATTCTGATCGTAGAGGACAATCCTGATATGCGACAGTACATTCACGGCATCCTGTCGGCACATCATCAGTTAGTTGAAGCAATAGATGGTTTAGATGCACTGGAGTATTTAGAAAACTCCCAGCCAGATCTGATCATTTCAGATGTCATGATGCCACGCATGGATGGCATAGAGCTCGCCAAAAGAGTCAAACAGTCAGAAGAGCTCAAATGCATTCCCTTTTTGACCCTCACAGCCAAAGCTTCTGATTCAGACAAATTGGAAGCCTTGCGCATAGGAATAGACGATTATCTGACCAAACCATTTAATGCTGAGGAGCTCGAGATTAGAGCAAGTAATTTGATATTAAATTATCAAGAAAGATTGAAAAGCGCTCAGCTAGATAACACAGATACAAAAGAGCCAAGCTATCATGACCAGCTAATCATGGATATGAAAGCATTCGTGCTAAGCGAACTAAAGAATAGTGAGTTCACCATAGAGCATCTGGCCGAATCCCAAAATATGAGTGTCAGCTCTCTCAAAAGAACCCTGAAAAAAACAGCAGGTATGAGTCCAGGTAAGTTCGTCAGAGAGATCCGTCTTCAACAAGCCCGGGCTATGCTGGAGGCCAGACAGTACGCTACAGTGCTGGAAGTCGTCTATGCGGTGGGCTTGGAAAATGCCTCACATTTCTCCAAGTTGTACTATGAGCGATTCGGTAAAAAGCCATCCGAATATCAATTGTAA